Below is a genomic region from Paenibacillus rhizovicinus.
ATGCCGGACGGAATCCGGGCTGGGGCGAAGGTCTGTGGCCGTGGCAGCTTTAACAGCGTAATCTTGGAGGAGGCGTTCTAACATGTTCGTATACGAGAAAAAGCTTCTCTACCCCGTTAAAGTAAGTTCTTGCAACCCGAAACTTGCCAAATACTTAATCGAACAATACGGCGGATCCGATGGCGAATTGGCTGCGGCGCTTCGCTACCTGAATCAGCGCTACACGATTCCGGACAAGGTAATCGGCTTATTGACGGACATCGCCATGGAAGAATTCTCGCATCTGGAGATGATCGCCACCATGGTATTTAAATTGACCAAGGATGCCACGCCCGATCAGATCCGCGAAGCCGGGCTTGAACCCCATTACGTCAATCATGGCAGTTCGCTATATTACGAGAATGCAGGCGGAATTCCGTTTAACGCCTCCTATATCGCCGGCAAGGGAGATCCGATCGCCGATCTGTACGAGGATATCGCGGCAGAAGAGAAAGCGCGCGCGACCTATCAATACATTATCGATCTCAGCGACGATCCGGATCTCAACGACGGACTCAAATTCCTGCGCGAGCGGGAAATCGTGCACGGCCAGCGGTTTCGCGAAGCCGTCGAAATGCTGAAGGAGAATTACAGTACTCGAAAAGTCTACTGACGCCGCAAACAACAAAAAGCAGCTTCCGGAATAAAGGAAGTTGCTTTTTTGTCATGCATGAATGAGTTTCAATCCTCATCGCGGAGCAGCCTGTTCGTCAATTCGAGCGTCGCGCATCGGGGAGAGAGCGAACCACGCACCGACAACAGCCAATCCGAGAATCGCAATCCATAACGCCGCATTAATCCATCCCACATCGACCGAGCTGCCATGCATGTTCGTCACCACCAGAACTTGGAGAGCGAGCGTGGTGATATAAGTGCCGAAATCCGATGTCGTCGAGGCTATCCAAAAACGCATATAACCCTTATGATCGGTTAGTTTCACCTTTCCCCCCTATGCTTGTTCAATTCCCACTGCGGCGATAGTCGAACAAACGAGTTAACGCGAAGAAAAGGACGGCAAGCGAGGCAGGCCTCTCTCGTCGTCCTTCCTATTCCTACTCGGTTCTGCCTATCACGCTTCGCTCGGATATTTAAGTCCCCACGGCTCCCGGATCCGGTCCAGCGTGTCCATGATTTGCACGGTCTCTTCGACGGTCAAGGCTTCGCTCTCCGTGCGGCCCGCGCGCAGGCACTCCATTGCTTCTATCGCCTGAAAGAAGTGGCCGGACGGTTCGAGCTCGTGCTTGAAGGTGACCGGTTCCTCTCCGTACACGTGCAATGTAGCGGCCTTGGCACCCAGGAATCCCGGAATTTCGATCCGCCCTTTCGTGCCGTAGATGACAGCCTCGTTGGTCATGGACAAACGCACCGAGCCGTGCAGGGAGGCGGTGCGGCCGCCGCCGTATTCGAACAGCAGCGAGAACTGCTCGTCCACGCCTGTCTCGCCGATCAGAACGGAGCTCGCGATCTTGGAAGGCTGCTCTCCGCCGTACACCATCGACGCGAAGGACACCGGGTAAATGCCGGCGTCGAGCAGCGTGCCGCCGCCTTTCTCCTTGTTCAGCAGGCGGCCTTCGGGATTCCAGCCCGCGTCGAAGCCGAATTCGGCCTTCAGGATCCGCACGTCGCCGATCGCGCCGCTGCTCAGCCACTCCCGCACTTTGACGATCGCGGGCAGGTACCGCGTCCACATCGCTTCCAACAGGAACAGGCCTTTCTCGCGGGCGAGGTCCGCGATTTCCTTAGCCTCGGCAGCGTTGATCGTGAACGGCTTCTCGCAAAGCACGGACTTGCCGCCGCGCAGCAATGTCAGCGCGTTCTCCAGGTGAATCGGATGCAGCGTGCCGATGTAGACGATTTCGACGTCCGGATCGGCCGCGAGTTCCTCGCAGCTGCCATATGCGCGAGGGATGCCGAATTTTCCGGCGAACGCCTGTGCCTTGTCGAGCGAGCGTCCCGCGACGGCGACGAGCTCCGCGCCTGGCGCGTGC
It encodes:
- a CDS encoding manganese catalase family protein, coding for MFVYEKKLLYPVKVSSCNPKLAKYLIEQYGGSDGELAAALRYLNQRYTIPDKVIGLLTDIAMEEFSHLEMIATMVFKLTKDATPDQIREAGLEPHYVNHGSSLYYENAGGIPFNASYIAGKGDPIADLYEDIAAEEKARATYQYIIDLSDDPDLNDGLKFLREREIVHGQRFREAVEMLKENYSTRKVY
- a CDS encoding Gfo/Idh/MocA family protein, whose protein sequence is MTEQRIVKWGIMGPGGISDNFATELPHAPGAELVAVAGRSLDKAQAFAGKFGIPRAYGSCEELAADPDVEIVYIGTLHPIHLENALTLLRGGKSVLCEKPFTINAAEAKEIADLAREKGLFLLEAMWTRYLPAIVKVREWLSSGAIGDVRILKAEFGFDAGWNPEGRLLNKEKGGGTLLDAGIYPVSFASMVYGGEQPSKIASSVLIGETGVDEQFSLLFEYGGGRTASLHGSVRLSMTNEAVIYGTKGRIEIPGFLGAKAATLHVYGEEPVTFKHELEPSGHFFQAIEAMECLRAGRTESEALTVEETVQIMDTLDRIREPWGLKYPSEA